From Numida meleagris isolate 19003 breed g44 Domestic line chromosome 4, NumMel1.0, whole genome shotgun sequence, the proteins below share one genomic window:
- the LZTS3 gene encoding leucine zipper putative tumor suppressor 3 isoform X2, giving the protein MATLETLPVLSDPTYPNPENFHGFAPRPSQNTSRSIMGSVGSGVANDQEFAMKSVGTRTQSSGRQMEGSHNGYSTREISNRYSGEEKTYKSEKVSNSLYINGDLRKSEKVKMDICGNVTTNNEKNMPPPPQYREPSNPPKILPISGKLDQNLCPPQSNGVTENRKSLNHANSNSPSAPKSGLDKSSLNRTTNQVGGLSDSGRNSLTSLPTYGTGYSQHVGPMSASTSHINRIGTTYTDKNIVGYNGISTSDSGRSSSKSTSSFNRLNHLNETMPFHSPSTDDIIQDLEDRLWEKEQEVLQMRRNLDKSEAAIFQVFEEKQKIWEREMEDLRQNYANKLQQVSKKAQRAQQALQLQIFKLQQEKKKLQDDMGQLLQQREELEKKFVAFKKEQAEFLPKIEETKWEVCQKAGEISLLKQQLKDSQADVSQKLNEIVGLRTQLKEGKNFLREKEEQILTLKDSYSSKSVNLEICESELQRKMSEVQVLREKLNHCELEVSGLKRTLASMGPPGPFGGDLAEKLRDPLACESDEAKMQRQSEDSVNTLRKEVERLQTELKLERQQREQQVMDFEEERRTWQEEKEKVIKYQKQLQLNYVEMYQKNQLLEHKVNEMNTKATSPPHTEEKKPWTPSRLERIESTEI; this is encoded by the exons ATGGCCACGCTAGAGACGCTGCCAGTTCTTAGTGACCCAACGTACCCCAATCCAGAAAACTTCCACGGTTTTGCTCCCCGGCCATCCCAAAACACCTCCCGGAGCATCATGGGGAGCGTGGGGAGCGGAGTGGCCAACGACCAGGAGTTCGCCATGAAGAGCGTGGGGACCCGGACGCAGAGCAGCGGCCGGCAGATGGAGGGGTCTCACAATGGGTACTCCACACGGGAGATCTCCAACCGCTACTCCGGCGAGGAGAAGACGTACAAGTCGGAGAAGGTCTCCAATTCCCTCTACATCAACGGCGACCTGCGTAAGAGTGAGAAGGTGAAGATGGACATCTGTGGGAATGTGACCACCAACAACGAGAAGAACATGCCACCTCCTCCCCAGTACCGAGAGCCCAGTAACCCACCAAAGATATTGCCAATCTCCGGCAAACTAGACCAG AACCTCTGCCCGCCACAGAGCAACGGGGtgacagagaacagaaagagctTGAACCATGCCAACAGCAATAGCCCATCTGCACCCAAAAGTGGACTCGACAAGAGCAGCCTTAACAGGACTACAAACCAAGTGGGAGGCCTTTCTGATTCAGGCCGTAACTCGTTAACGAGTCTGCCCACTTACGGGACAGGCTACAGCCAGCACGTGGGCCCGATGAGCGCCTCGACGAGCCACATCAACCGCATCGGCACAACCTACACGGACAAGAACATCGTGGGATACAACGGGATATCTACCTCAGACAGCGGCCGGTCTTCGAGCAAGAGCACCTCTTCGTTCAACAGACTGAACCATCTCAATGAAACGATGCCTTTCCACTCTCCTTCGACGGACGACATCATCCAAGACTTGGAAGACAGGCTGTgggagaaggagcaggaggTCCTCCAGATGAGAAGGAACTTGGACAAAAGCGAGGCAGCCATCTTCCAAGTTTttgaggagaagcagaagatCTGGGAGCGGGAAATGGAGGATCTGAGGCAGAACTATGCCAACAAATTGCAACAGGTCTCCAAAAAGGCGCAGCGGGCCCAGCAGGCCTTGCAGCTCCAGATCTtcaagctgcagcaggagaaaaaaaaactccaagATGACATGGgacagctcctccagcagcgagaggagctggagaagaaatttgtgGCTTTCAAGAAGGAGCAGGCTGAGTTTCTCCCAAAGATTGAAGAGACCAAGTGGGAG GTGTGCCAGAAGGCAGGTGAGATCTCCCTGCttaagcagcagctgaaagatTCCCAAGCGGACGTCTCCCAGAAGCTGAACGAGATTGTGGGGCTGCGGACACAGCTCAAGGAAGGTAAGAACTTTCTCCGGGAGAAGGAGGAGCAAATCCTCACCCTGAAGGACTCCTACAGCTCCAAGAGCGTCAACCTGGAGATCTGCGAGAGCGAGCTGCAGCGGAAGATGAGCGAGGTCCAGGTGCTGAGGGAAAAACTGAACCACTGTGAGCTGGAGGTCTCAGGACTGAAGCGGACACTTGCCAGCATGGGACCTCCGGGGCCTTTTGGTGGGGACCTGGCTGAGAAGCTGCGGGACCCGCTGGCCTGCGAAAGCGACGAAGCCAAGATGCAGCGGCAGAGCGAGGACAGCGTCAACACGCTGCGGAAGGAGGTGGAGCGGCTGCAGACGGAGCTGAAGCTGGAGCGGCAGCAACGGGAGCAGCAGGTGATGGACTTTGAGGAGGAGCGGCGCACGTGgcaagaggagaaggagaaagtcATCAAGtaccagaagcagctgcagctgaactACGTGGAGATGTACCAGAAGAACCAACTCTTGGAGCACAAGGTGAATGAGATGAACACAAAGGCCACCAGCCCCCCGCACACCGAGGAGAAAAAACCATGGACTCCCTCCAGGCTTGAGCGAATAGAGTCCACTGAGATCTGA
- the LZTS3 gene encoding leucine zipper putative tumor suppressor 3 isoform X1 yields MATLETLPVLSDPTYPNPENFHGFAPRPSQNTSRSIMGSVGSGVANDQEFAMKSVGTRTQSSGRQMEGSHNGYSTREISNRYSGEEKTYKSEKVSNSLYINGDLRKSEKVKMDICGNVTTNNEKNMPPPPQYREPSNPPKILPISGKLDQSNEPLVRPSAFKPVVPKNFHSMQNLCPPQSNGVTENRKSLNHANSNSPSAPKSGLDKSSLNRTTNQVGGLSDSGRNSLTSLPTYGTGYSQHVGPMSASTSHINRIGTTYTDKNIVGYNGISTSDSGRSSSKSTSSFNRLNHLNETMPFHSPSTDDIIQDLEDRLWEKEQEVLQMRRNLDKSEAAIFQVFEEKQKIWEREMEDLRQNYANKLQQVSKKAQRAQQALQLQIFKLQQEKKKLQDDMGQLLQQREELEKKFVAFKKEQAEFLPKIEETKWEVCQKAGEISLLKQQLKDSQADVSQKLNEIVGLRTQLKEGKNFLREKEEQILTLKDSYSSKSVNLEICESELQRKMSEVQVLREKLNHCELEVSGLKRTLASMGPPGPFGGDLAEKLRDPLACESDEAKMQRQSEDSVNTLRKEVERLQTELKLERQQREQQVMDFEEERRTWQEEKEKVIKYQKQLQLNYVEMYQKNQLLEHKVNEMNTKATSPPHTEEKKPWTPSRLERIESTEI; encoded by the exons ATGGCCACGCTAGAGACGCTGCCAGTTCTTAGTGACCCAACGTACCCCAATCCAGAAAACTTCCACGGTTTTGCTCCCCGGCCATCCCAAAACACCTCCCGGAGCATCATGGGGAGCGTGGGGAGCGGAGTGGCCAACGACCAGGAGTTCGCCATGAAGAGCGTGGGGACCCGGACGCAGAGCAGCGGCCGGCAGATGGAGGGGTCTCACAATGGGTACTCCACACGGGAGATCTCCAACCGCTACTCCGGCGAGGAGAAGACGTACAAGTCGGAGAAGGTCTCCAATTCCCTCTACATCAACGGCGACCTGCGTAAGAGTGAGAAGGTGAAGATGGACATCTGTGGGAATGTGACCACCAACAACGAGAAGAACATGCCACCTCCTCCCCAGTACCGAGAGCCCAGTAACCCACCAAAGATATTGCCAATCTCCGGCAAACTAGACCAG agcAATGAGCCCTTAGTTAGACCCTCAGCCTTTAAACCAGTAGTTCCTAAAAACTTCCATTCCATGCAGAACCTCTGCCCGCCACAGAGCAACGGGGtgacagagaacagaaagagctTGAACCATGCCAACAGCAATAGCCCATCTGCACCCAAAAGTGGACTCGACAAGAGCAGCCTTAACAGGACTACAAACCAAGTGGGAGGCCTTTCTGATTCAGGCCGTAACTCGTTAACGAGTCTGCCCACTTACGGGACAGGCTACAGCCAGCACGTGGGCCCGATGAGCGCCTCGACGAGCCACATCAACCGCATCGGCACAACCTACACGGACAAGAACATCGTGGGATACAACGGGATATCTACCTCAGACAGCGGCCGGTCTTCGAGCAAGAGCACCTCTTCGTTCAACAGACTGAACCATCTCAATGAAACGATGCCTTTCCACTCTCCTTCGACGGACGACATCATCCAAGACTTGGAAGACAGGCTGTgggagaaggagcaggaggTCCTCCAGATGAGAAGGAACTTGGACAAAAGCGAGGCAGCCATCTTCCAAGTTTttgaggagaagcagaagatCTGGGAGCGGGAAATGGAGGATCTGAGGCAGAACTATGCCAACAAATTGCAACAGGTCTCCAAAAAGGCGCAGCGGGCCCAGCAGGCCTTGCAGCTCCAGATCTtcaagctgcagcaggagaaaaaaaaactccaagATGACATGGgacagctcctccagcagcgagaggagctggagaagaaatttgtgGCTTTCAAGAAGGAGCAGGCTGAGTTTCTCCCAAAGATTGAAGAGACCAAGTGGGAG GTGTGCCAGAAGGCAGGTGAGATCTCCCTGCttaagcagcagctgaaagatTCCCAAGCGGACGTCTCCCAGAAGCTGAACGAGATTGTGGGGCTGCGGACACAGCTCAAGGAAGGTAAGAACTTTCTCCGGGAGAAGGAGGAGCAAATCCTCACCCTGAAGGACTCCTACAGCTCCAAGAGCGTCAACCTGGAGATCTGCGAGAGCGAGCTGCAGCGGAAGATGAGCGAGGTCCAGGTGCTGAGGGAAAAACTGAACCACTGTGAGCTGGAGGTCTCAGGACTGAAGCGGACACTTGCCAGCATGGGACCTCCGGGGCCTTTTGGTGGGGACCTGGCTGAGAAGCTGCGGGACCCGCTGGCCTGCGAAAGCGACGAAGCCAAGATGCAGCGGCAGAGCGAGGACAGCGTCAACACGCTGCGGAAGGAGGTGGAGCGGCTGCAGACGGAGCTGAAGCTGGAGCGGCAGCAACGGGAGCAGCAGGTGATGGACTTTGAGGAGGAGCGGCGCACGTGgcaagaggagaaggagaaagtcATCAAGtaccagaagcagctgcagctgaactACGTGGAGATGTACCAGAAGAACCAACTCTTGGAGCACAAGGTGAATGAGATGAACACAAAGGCCACCAGCCCCCCGCACACCGAGGAGAAAAAACCATGGACTCCCTCCAGGCTTGAGCGAATAGAGTCCACTGAGATCTGA